Genomic DNA from Candidatus Nitronereus thalassa:
TCTCCCAAGCCTTGAATCATCCATGCCCGAAGGAGATCCTGGCGGGTGATACATCCCACAACGGCTCCATCCCTCTCAACGGGCAAAACCAGAAGGTGGTGTTTTTTCATCAACCGAACCGCATCCACCAGACTCGTGGATTCCTGAATCGCGATACGGTCCTGAACCATGATTTCCTCGGCGGTGAGCTGACTGATGTCTCGTCCGGATTCAAAGGCACTCAAGATATCAAATTCACTGACGAACCCAATGAATTTTCCTTTGTCATCAACAACGGGGGCTCCCGCCATCGGTGAAGTTAACAATTGTCGAGCCATGGACAACCCATCTTGATCCTTCTGAAAAGTTAGGATGTGAGTGAGCGGAACCTGGCTGATAGAACGAAGTCCGACGATGGAAATAGAATGCACACTCATGATGGAAGCCTCTCTACATGTGTGTTTTCCACTCTTTGAGAAATTTTATCCTGAGCCGCAGAGGCGACTCTGACTTCTTTGAGGTATTGGCGGACCTGCTCAACCTCGGCTTTCCTCACAGTTGGTGTCATGCAGACCCACTATCTCATGAGTGAATAGAAATTTTTTATTCAGCGACAAATTAGAACCGTGGCTTCTCTCCTAAAATTTCCTGTTCTGCCTTTAACCAGTCCTGCCAGTCATCTCCATGGCATCGGCCCCGC
This window encodes:
- a CDS encoding CBS domain-containing protein gives rise to the protein MSVHSISIVGLRSISQVPLTHILTFQKDQDGLSMARQLLTSPMAGAPVVDDKGKFIGFVSEFDILSAFESGRDISQLTAEEIMVQDRIAIQESTSLVDAVRLMKKHHLLVLPVERDGAVVGCITRQDLLRAWMIQGLGEEELAQKK